From a single Nicotiana tomentosiformis chromosome 2, ASM39032v3, whole genome shotgun sequence genomic region:
- the LOC104092465 gene encoding uncharacterized protein yields MQRVLKARQLVRVLRNSSSPILLNSVSRIQSHCTYEATESCLNSSSRRGYFTSGTVICGNYMQTKHNIQRNVCQCVKCSMMLKTSFSTEAETVESSAATVSVKELYDKMLKSVVEQRSAPPNAWLWSLIQSCANREDVNLLHDILQRLRIFRLSNLRIHENFNCALCQDITKACVRVGAIDLGKKVLWKHNVYGLTPNIGSAHHLLLFAKQHNDVKLLVEIMKLVKKNDLNLQPGTAEIVFSICFQTDNWDLMCKYGKRVVKAGVKLRKTSLDTWMEFASKIGDVDALWKIEKIRLESMKEHTLASGLSCAKAFLIDHKPGDAAAIIQSLNQTIPGSRRQNFMIELQKLVADWPLEVIKRQKDEKRKELAATLQHDIPAMLSALPNMGLNLDINLEDLTRKEGVLS; encoded by the exons ATGCAAAGGGTTTTGAAGGCTCGCCAGCTCGTTAGGGTTTTGAGAAACTCGTCGTCTCCGATTCTGCTCAACTCAGTGTCACGAATTCAATCTCATTGTACCTATGAAGCTACTGAATCATGCCTCAATTCTTCTTCACGGCGTGGTTACTTTACCTCTG GTACTGTAATTTGTGGAAATTATATGCAAACAAAACACAATATTCAGAGAAATGTATGTCAATGTGTAAAATGCTCTATGATGCTCAAGACATCATTTTCTACAGAAGCAGAGACAGTTGAAAGTAGTGCGGCAACAG TGTCTGTGAAGGAATTGTATGATAAGATGCTGAAATCTGTCGTGGAACAAAGATCTGCTCCGCCAAATGCTTGGTTGTGGTCCCTAATACAAAGTTGTGCGAACCGTGAAGATGTTAATCTTTTACACGACATTTTGCAGAGACTTCGGATATTT AGACTTTCAAATCTCCgtatccatgaaaacttcaattGTGCCCTCTGCCAGGACATTACAAAGGCTTGTGTACGTGTTGGCGCCATTGACTTGG GTAAGAAGGTGTTGTGGAAGCATAATGTGTACGGATTGACTCCTAATATTGGATCTGCTCACCATTTACTG TTGTTTGCTAAACAGCATAATGATGTTAAACTGTTGGTAGAAATTATGAAACTGGTGAAGAAGAATGATTTGAACCTGCAGCCTGGAACTGCAGAAATTGTCTTCAG CATTTGCTTCCAAACTGATAACTGGGACTTGATGTGCAAGTATGGTAAAAGGGTTGTCAAAGCAGGAGTGAAGCTACGAAAGACTTCCTTGGACACTTGGATGGAGTTTGCCTCAAAAATAG GAGACGTGGATGCTTTGTGGAAAATTGAGAAGATACGATTAGAATCCATGAAGGAACATACTCTTGCAAGTGGACTTTCATGTGCTAAG GCTTTCCTAATTGATCACAAACCTGGAGATGCTGCTGCCATCATTCAATCACTCAATCAG ACAATACCCGGTTCGAGGAGGCAAAATTTCATGATTGAACTTCAAAAGCTAGTTGCGGACTGGCCTTTGGAGGTGATAAAGCGTCAAAAGGATGAGAAGAGAAAG GAGTTGGCTGCAACGCTACAACATGATATTCCTGCAATGCTCAGTGCATTGCCAAATATGGGCTTGAACTTGGATATAAATTTGGAAGATCTGACAAGAAAAGAAGGTGTCTTATCTTGA